Proteins from a single region of Limosilactobacillus fermentum:
- a CDS encoding HD domain-containing protein, with amino-acid sequence MTFQDEALPREKTFRDPILGTIIVDNQIILDLINTPEFQRLRRIKQLGTSSLTFHGAEHSRFGHCLGVYEIARRMCNHFQRNYPTHHPGDGLWDDSERPVALCAALLHDLGHGPYSHTFEHIFHTDHEEITRRLITSPTTNIQRILARVAPDLPAQVASVIDHTYHNQQVVQMISSQVDADRMDYLQRDAYYTGTNYGKFDLDRVLSVMRPIQGGIAFEISGMHAVEDYIISRLQMYLQIYFHPVSRSMEVILDHLLKRAKYLYQHPNDYQPTFTPYMLMPFFNNRFTLDDYLSLDDGVLSTYFIHWTKSEDDILADLARRFLNRRPFKSALYDNQTGAMLEKLTDLIATAGFNAEYYTATNSSYKLPYDTYHPQSSKPQSQIELIQPNGELVELTEVSTLVAAIAGRQAGDERFFFPKEMLAEHDNIEIFEPIYQEFQHYISNNHIIIPD; translated from the coding sequence ATGACATTTCAAGATGAAGCACTACCCCGGGAGAAGACCTTCCGTGACCCGATCCTGGGGACCATAATTGTTGATAACCAAATTATCCTCGACCTCATCAACACGCCGGAGTTTCAGCGTCTACGGCGGATTAAGCAGTTGGGGACTAGTTCTTTAACCTTTCACGGCGCCGAGCACTCGCGTTTTGGCCACTGCCTAGGGGTCTACGAAATTGCCCGCCGGATGTGCAACCATTTTCAACGCAACTACCCCACTCACCACCCCGGCGATGGGCTTTGGGATGATTCCGAGCGACCGGTCGCCTTATGCGCGGCCCTCTTACACGACCTCGGCCACGGTCCGTACTCACACACCTTCGAGCACATCTTCCACACCGACCACGAGGAGATTACCCGCCGCCTCATTACCAGCCCCACCACCAACATCCAACGGATCTTAGCCCGGGTCGCCCCGGATCTCCCCGCCCAGGTGGCTAGCGTCATCGATCATACCTATCACAACCAGCAAGTAGTCCAGATGATCTCTAGCCAGGTCGACGCCGACCGGATGGACTACCTACAACGCGACGCCTATTACACCGGCACCAACTACGGTAAGTTCGACCTCGACCGGGTCTTATCGGTGATGCGGCCCATCCAAGGTGGGATCGCCTTTGAAATCTCCGGGATGCACGCGGTCGAAGACTACATCATCTCCCGCCTGCAAATGTACTTGCAGATTTACTTCCACCCGGTTTCCCGGTCGATGGAAGTCATCTTAGACCACTTGCTCAAGCGGGCCAAGTACCTCTACCAACACCCTAACGATTACCAGCCGACCTTTACCCCCTACATGCTGATGCCCTTTTTCAACAACCGGTTCACACTGGATGACTACCTCTCCTTAGATGATGGGGTCTTATCGACCTACTTCATCCACTGGACCAAAAGTGAAGACGACATCTTAGCCGACCTGGCCCGGCGCTTTTTAAACCGGCGCCCCTTCAAGTCCGCCCTTTACGACAACCAGACTGGCGCCATGCTAGAGAAGCTGACCGACCTGATCGCTACGGCGGGCTTTAACGCCGAGTACTACACGGCCACTAACTCATCGTACAAGTTGCCTTACGATACCTACCACCCGCAAAGCAGTAAACCCCAATCCCAGATCGAACTAATTCAACCAAACGGCGAGTTAGTTGAGCTCACTGAGGTGTCAACTTTGGTGGCGGCAATTGCCGGGCGCCAAGCCGGTGACGAGCGCTTCTTTTTCCCCAAGGAGATGCTGGCCGAACACGACAACATCGAAATCTTTGAGCCGATCTACCAAGAGTTTCAACACTACATTTCTAACAACCACATCATCATTCCCGACTAA
- a CDS encoding DUF1934 domain-containing protein — translation MSEVIPVRVRLTTRMAQDGQEESYQFEEDGQLVTLANGQRYLRYTEHQAGQATPVQFRLGDGAIQLTRNGPVKTRLTFDRETKTTSRYHTPYGIIQLTVITDELVAELNWPRASGSLHLAYQLTAGDQLVGTYQIELRFEA, via the coding sequence ATGAGTGAAGTAATACCAGTTCGGGTCCGTTTAACCACCCGAATGGCCCAGGATGGGCAAGAAGAAAGCTACCAGTTTGAAGAAGATGGTCAACTGGTGACCCTAGCAAACGGGCAACGCTACCTGCGCTACACGGAACACCAGGCGGGGCAAGCCACCCCGGTGCAATTTCGTTTAGGTGACGGCGCCATTCAGTTGACCCGCAACGGGCCGGTTAAAACCCGCCTGACCTTTGACCGCGAAACGAAGACCACCAGCCGTTACCACACCCCCTATGGGATCATTCAGCTGACGGTCATTACCGACGAATTGGTCGCCGAATTAAATTGGCCCCGGGCCAGTGGTAGTTTACACTTGGCCTACCAGTTAACGGCGGGTGACCAATTAGTGGGAACCTACCAAATTGAATTGCGGTTCGAAGCGTGA
- the rpoE gene encoding DNA-directed RNA polymerase subunit delta — MDLKVFDGQEKSELSMIEVAHAILAYHNEAMAFADLTNEIQQYLGKSDEEIRERLSQFYTDLNVDGSFISLGDNTWGLRAWYPYESIDEATVGETEDEEDRPKKRRRKVNAFLAGTDDDDDVIDYDNDDPEDEDLDDDQGPDDDDDYEEDDYDEDNPVEDDDEETNIEDQLSELHGDEFGDDEEEDEEDKEDDEE; from the coding sequence TTGGATTTAAAGGTTTTCGATGGCCAGGAAAAATCAGAACTTTCAATGATCGAAGTGGCTCACGCAATCTTAGCTTACCATAATGAGGCAATGGCGTTTGCCGACTTGACCAACGAGATTCAACAATACCTTGGTAAAAGTGACGAGGAAATTCGGGAACGACTCTCGCAGTTTTACACGGACCTGAACGTCGATGGCAGCTTTATTTCCCTTGGTGATAACACCTGGGGCCTGCGTGCCTGGTACCCGTACGAATCGATCGATGAAGCAACGGTTGGTGAAACCGAAGACGAAGAAGATCGGCCAAAGAAGCGCCGGCGCAAGGTCAATGCCTTCTTGGCAGGAACTGACGACGACGACGATGTGATCGACTACGACAACGATGATCCAGAAGATGAAGATCTGGATGATGATCAAGGTCCAGACGATGACGACGATTACGAAGAAGACGACTACGATGAGGATAACCCCGTTGAAGATGATGACGAGGAAACCAACATCGAAGATCAACTGTCTGAGCTTCACGGCGACGAATTCGGCGACGATGAAGAAGAGGACGAAGAAGATAAAGAAGACGACGAGGAATAA
- a CDS encoding CTP synthase produces MTKYIFVTGGVVSSLGKGIVAASLGRLLKNRGLKIAIQKFDPYINVDPGTMSPYQHGEVFVTNDGTETDLDLGHYERFIDNDLNKYSNVTTGKIYSEVLRKERRGDYLGRTVQVIPHITNMIKEKIRRAGESTDAEVVITEIGGTVGDIESQPFMEAIRQMKKEAGADNVLYIHTTLVPYLKAAGEMKTKPTQHSVRELRGLGIQPNILVVRTEEPITDDMRTKIALFCDVEPKAVVESMDAKNLYEVPLNLQKQGMDQLVVDHFGLDVPKADMGEWTKMVDHIENGLTKTVKIAMVGKYTDLQDAYISVNESLRHAGYPVDAKVKIDHFNAENITEDNVAETLKDYDGILVPGGFGSRGIEGMITAIKYAREQDVPYMGICLGMQVACIEYARNVLGYQDANSTEFDQDTKHNIIDLMADQEDVEDMGGTQRLGAYQCQLKPGTVAAAAYGNQEMISERHRHRYEFNNAFRQEMEDHGLVVSGVNPDRNLVEVVELPENKFFVAAQYHPEFLSRPNRPEGLFAAFVKAAAAD; encoded by the coding sequence ATGACGAAGTATATTTTTGTAACTGGTGGGGTTGTTTCATCCCTTGGTAAGGGGATCGTGGCGGCCTCATTGGGTCGGCTGTTAAAGAACCGTGGCTTAAAGATCGCCATCCAAAAGTTTGATCCCTACATTAACGTGGACCCGGGGACGATGAGCCCATACCAACACGGGGAAGTCTTCGTGACCAACGACGGGACTGAAACTGACCTTGACTTGGGGCACTACGAACGGTTCATTGACAACGACTTGAACAAGTACTCCAACGTGACGACCGGGAAGATTTACTCCGAGGTTTTGCGTAAGGAACGGCGCGGGGACTACCTGGGACGGACCGTTCAGGTGATCCCACACATCACCAACATGATCAAGGAAAAGATTCGCCGGGCCGGGGAATCAACCGACGCCGAGGTCGTGATTACCGAAATCGGTGGGACCGTTGGTGACATTGAATCCCAACCGTTCATGGAAGCAATTCGCCAGATGAAAAAAGAGGCGGGCGCAGACAACGTCTTGTACATTCACACGACCTTAGTGCCGTACTTAAAGGCCGCCGGTGAAATGAAGACTAAGCCAACCCAACACTCCGTTCGCGAACTGCGCGGCTTGGGGATCCAGCCCAACATCCTGGTGGTGCGGACCGAAGAACCAATCACCGATGATATGCGGACCAAGATCGCCCTCTTCTGTGACGTGGAACCAAAGGCGGTCGTCGAATCAATGGACGCCAAGAACCTTTATGAAGTGCCGTTGAACCTGCAAAAGCAAGGGATGGACCAACTGGTAGTTGATCACTTCGGCTTGGACGTGCCAAAAGCCGACATGGGCGAGTGGACCAAGATGGTGGACCACATCGAAAACGGCCTGACGAAGACGGTCAAGATTGCCATGGTTGGTAAGTACACTGACTTACAAGACGCCTACATTTCGGTTAACGAATCGCTGCGCCACGCCGGCTACCCGGTTGACGCCAAGGTTAAGATTGACCACTTTAACGCCGAAAACATCACCGAAGACAACGTGGCAGAAACCTTAAAGGACTATGATGGGATCTTAGTGCCGGGTGGTTTCGGGAGCCGCGGGATCGAAGGGATGATTACCGCCATCAAGTACGCCCGCGAACAAGACGTACCGTACATGGGGATCTGCTTGGGGATGCAAGTGGCCTGCATCGAATACGCCCGGAACGTTTTGGGCTACCAAGATGCGAACTCAACCGAATTTGATCAAGACACTAAGCACAACATCATTGACCTGATGGCCGATCAAGAAGACGTGGAAGACATGGGGGGAACCCAACGTTTAGGTGCTTACCAATGCCAACTGAAGCCGGGGACGGTAGCGGCCGCTGCGTACGGTAACCAGGAAATGATTTCCGAACGCCACCGGCACCGTTACGAATTTAACAACGCCTTCCGGCAGGAAATGGAAGACCACGGCCTGGTCGTTTCTGGGGTGAACCCGGACCGAAACCTGGTCGAAGTGGTAGAACTACCGGAAAACAAGTTCTTCGTGGCCGCCCAATACCACCCAGAATTCCTCTCCCGGCCTAACCGTCCGGAAGGATTATTTGCTGCCTTTGTTAAGGCTGCGGCAGCGGACTAG
- a CDS encoding UDP-N-acetylglucosamine 1-carboxyvinyltransferase, with protein sequence MKKMIIQGGNRLSGEVTIGGAKNSTVALIPSAILADTPVQFDTVPDILDVHNLMIILESMNVHSSFKHGVLDIDPTQIIEAELPSKAIKSLRASYYFMGALLGRFHRATLTFPGGDNIGPRPIDQHLKAFEALGATVSENNGTVHLEAPNGLHGTRIFMDMVSVGATINAILAAVRAEGVTIIENAAREPEIVDLATFLNNMGAQIRGVGTDVIRITGVNSLQSMNTHTIIADRIESGTYLSLAAAMGDGVMINNVIPEHLEAYTSKLIEMGVDLKIDSDKIYVPKAEHLTAVHVKTMPYPGFATDLQQPLTPLMAKAAGVSTVVDTIYPKRVKHIPELQKMGMKIAAGDGKITIEHTDHFNGADVEAGEIRAGASLVITGLMADGQTVIHKADNILRGYDRIVWKLNRLNANVRIEDDEQD encoded by the coding sequence ATGAAAAAAATGATCATTCAAGGAGGGAACCGACTCTCGGGCGAAGTAACGATCGGTGGCGCCAAGAATAGCACCGTCGCGCTCATTCCATCGGCGATCCTGGCCGATACTCCCGTCCAGTTTGATACTGTGCCGGACATCCTGGATGTTCACAATCTTATGATTATCTTAGAGTCAATGAACGTGCACTCTTCCTTTAAGCACGGGGTGTTAGACATTGACCCAACTCAAATCATTGAAGCCGAACTGCCTAGCAAGGCCATTAAGAGTTTGCGGGCATCGTATTACTTTATGGGAGCGCTACTCGGCCGCTTCCACCGGGCAACCTTAACCTTCCCCGGGGGCGATAACATTGGCCCCCGGCCGATCGACCAACACTTAAAGGCCTTTGAAGCCCTGGGTGCTACCGTTAGTGAAAACAACGGGACCGTCCACTTGGAGGCACCAAATGGCCTGCACGGAACGCGGATCTTCATGGACATGGTGTCCGTGGGGGCCACGATCAACGCCATCTTGGCGGCGGTCCGTGCCGAAGGGGTAACGATTATCGAAAACGCCGCCCGGGAACCAGAGATTGTGGACCTTGCCACCTTTTTGAATAACATGGGGGCGCAGATCCGCGGGGTCGGGACCGACGTGATTCGGATTACCGGGGTGAACTCCCTGCAATCGATGAACACGCACACGATCATTGCGGACCGGATTGAATCCGGCACCTACCTTTCCCTTGCGGCCGCCATGGGCGATGGGGTGATGATCAATAACGTCATCCCTGAACACTTGGAAGCCTACACTAGTAAGTTGATCGAAATGGGGGTTGATTTGAAGATCGATTCCGATAAGATCTACGTGCCTAAGGCGGAGCACTTAACGGCGGTTCACGTTAAGACGATGCCGTACCCGGGCTTTGCTACCGACTTACAACAACCGTTGACCCCGTTGATGGCCAAGGCCGCCGGGGTAAGCACGGTGGTGGATACGATCTATCCTAAGCGGGTCAAGCACATCCCCGAATTGCAAAAGATGGGGATGAAGATCGCAGCCGGCGACGGAAAGATTACGATCGAGCACACCGATCACTTTAACGGCGCTGACGTTGAGGCCGGTGAAATTCGGGCCGGGGCTTCCCTGGTGATTACCGGGTTAATGGCAGACGGTCAAACCGTTATCCACAAGGCCGACAACATCCTACGTGGTTACGACCGCATTGTTTGGAAGCTCAATCGTCTAAACGCCAACGTCCGGATTGAAGACGATGAGCAAGACTAG
- a CDS encoding type B 50S ribosomal protein L31: protein MKQGIHPDYHLVVFEDSATGYKFISGSTATSKETVEWEDGNEYPLVRVEVTSDSHPFYTGKQKFTQADGAVDKFNKKYGFK, encoded by the coding sequence ATGAAGCAAGGAATTCACCCAGATTACCACTTGGTAGTCTTCGAAGACTCAGCAACTGGTTACAAGTTTATCTCCGGTTCAACGGCTACTTCCAAGGAAACCGTTGAATGGGAAGATGGTAACGAATACCCGCTTGTCCGGGTTGAAGTTACGTCCGACTCCCACCCGTTCTACACTGGGAAGCAAAAGTTCACCCAGGCCGACGGGGCAGTCGACAAGTTCAACAAGAAGTACGGTTTCAAGTAA
- a CDS encoding class A sortase: MMKKKRWWKTTLYWLVIILGLALSLVLIFNQQVKDYLVNTYQPQVTKSLVAKNEKKKVSYDFSSVKDLNLQTVAAARAKKESINVIGVISIPAINLRIPIAKGVSNTTLALAAGTMRADQEMGKGNYPLAAHNMANGSKILFSPLYYHGKVGQLVYITDMKKVYEYKLYERKFIDATRVDVIDNTKENILTLVTCDATGARRLLMRGKLVKVVAYDKAPAKIQKNLSGKYTNGQ; the protein is encoded by the coding sequence ATGATGAAAAAGAAACGATGGTGGAAAACCACCTTGTACTGGTTAGTGATCATTTTGGGGCTTGCCCTCAGCCTGGTCTTGATCTTTAATCAGCAGGTTAAAGATTACCTGGTTAACACTTATCAACCACAGGTGACCAAGTCGCTGGTGGCAAAAAACGAGAAGAAAAAGGTCAGTTACGATTTCAGCAGCGTCAAGGACTTGAATCTACAGACGGTGGCCGCGGCCCGGGCCAAGAAGGAATCAATTAACGTGATCGGGGTGATCTCGATCCCGGCGATCAACCTGCGGATCCCGATTGCCAAGGGGGTTTCTAACACGACCTTGGCGCTAGCGGCCGGAACGATGCGGGCCGATCAAGAAATGGGGAAGGGCAACTACCCACTGGCCGCTCACAACATGGCTAACGGCTCTAAGATCCTCTTTTCGCCTCTTTACTACCACGGTAAGGTCGGCCAGTTGGTCTACATCACCGATATGAAAAAGGTTTACGAGTATAAGTTGTACGAGCGAAAGTTTATTGACGCCACCCGGGTTGACGTGATCGATAACACTAAGGAAAATATCCTCACCCTGGTGACCTGTGACGCCACCGGGGCCCGACGCTTGTTGATGCGTGGTAAGCTAGTTAAGGTGGTCGCCTACGACAAAGCCCCCGCCAAGATCCAAAAGAACCTAAGCGGCAAGTACACGAATGGTCAATAA
- a CDS encoding low molecular weight protein-tyrosine-phosphatase has protein sequence MKVIFVCLGNICRSPMAEAMFYQLLVTNHLTDQVSVSSRATSSEEEGNRPHPGTRQILEEHHLDDRGHRSTPIKRQDFYDADLIIGMDDMNMHHLRAIAPKGEQDKVRAINDLTPGHQGEPIPDPWYTLRFDDTYNSLKRALPYWLDYVKERLD, from the coding sequence TTGAAAGTAATCTTTGTCTGCCTAGGTAACATCTGTCGCTCCCCGATGGCCGAAGCGATGTTTTACCAACTACTGGTCACTAACCACTTAACGGACCAGGTTAGCGTTTCTTCGCGGGCCACTTCCAGCGAAGAAGAGGGCAACCGTCCCCACCCGGGTACCCGCCAAATTTTAGAAGAACACCATTTAGATGACCGGGGCCACCGGTCAACGCCGATTAAGCGCCAAGACTTTTACGACGCCGACCTAATCATTGGTATGGACGACATGAACATGCACCACCTGCGGGCAATTGCCCCTAAAGGAGAACAAGACAAGGTCCGTGCCATCAACGACCTGACCCCGGGCCACCAGGGCGAACCAATCCCTGACCCTTGGTACACCCTACGCTTTGATGACACCTACAACAGCCTCAAGCGGGCCCTCCCTTACTGGTTGGACTACGTAAAGGAGCGGTTAGACTAA
- a CDS encoding LemA family protein has product MTTIIIIVILVLLVVAYVMMYNGLVNLRTHAQEAWSQIDVQLQRRNDLIPNLLETVKGYSKYEAATLEKVTSLRTQLASLPDDAHQEKMDVSNRLTQALGSVYAVAENYPDLKASTEYTKLMEELSNTENKIAYSRQLYNSTVATFNARIQTFPSNMVAKVHHFTAMEYLQVPESAKEAPKVSFD; this is encoded by the coding sequence ATGACCACAATCATTATTATTGTGATTCTTGTTTTATTGGTGGTTGCCTACGTTATGATGTATAACGGTTTGGTTAACCTCCGGACCCACGCTCAAGAAGCCTGGAGTCAAATTGACGTGCAGCTGCAACGGCGTAACGACTTGATCCCGAACCTCTTGGAGACGGTGAAGGGCTACAGCAAGTACGAAGCTGCCACCTTAGAAAAGGTGACCAGTCTGCGGACTCAACTGGCAAGCCTGCCGGATGACGCCCACCAAGAAAAGATGGACGTTTCTAACCGCCTGACCCAGGCCCTGGGCTCGGTTTACGCCGTAGCCGAAAACTATCCGGACCTAAAGGCCTCCACTGAGTATACGAAGCTGATGGAGGAATTGAGCAACACCGAAAACAAGATTGCTTACTCCCGGCAACTGTACAACTCAACGGTCGCCACTTTTAACGCCCGGATTCAAACCTTCCCCTCCAATATGGTGGCTAAGGTTCACCACTTCACCGCCATGGAATACCTGCAGGTTCCCGAAAGCGCTAAGGAAGCCCCCAAGGTTAGCTTTGATTAG
- the htpX gene encoding zinc metalloprotease HtpX, with protein MLYQQIVKNKRRTILVMAGFVFLVALIGAAVGYLFAGTATGGVIIALVIAVIYVSIMVGQSTDVVMSMNNAREIHSADEAPELWHIVEDMALVARVPMPRVFIIDDPSPNAFATGNNPQHAAVAATTGLLAIMNREELEGVMAHEMTHVRNYDIRLQTIALALTAAISLLVNFAGNFMWFGASSRRDDREEGAGGVFAIIGSILLIILAPLAATMVQMALSRQREYQADAGAVELTRNPQGMISALRQLQHAEPMQNVDPASAALYISDPQENARHKSLSGLFDTHPPLEARIERLEKM; from the coding sequence ATGCTTTACCAACAAATTGTTAAGAATAAGCGCCGGACCATCCTGGTGATGGCCGGCTTTGTTTTCCTGGTCGCCTTAATCGGGGCGGCGGTTGGCTACCTCTTTGCGGGGACGGCCACCGGTGGGGTGATCATCGCGCTGGTGATCGCCGTGATCTACGTCTCGATCATGGTCGGCCAATCGACTGACGTCGTAATGAGCATGAATAACGCCCGCGAAATCCATTCCGCCGATGAAGCACCGGAGCTTTGGCACATCGTCGAAGATATGGCGCTGGTGGCCCGGGTGCCGATGCCACGGGTCTTCATCATTGACGACCCGAGTCCCAACGCCTTTGCGACCGGTAATAACCCGCAACACGCGGCGGTGGCGGCCACGACCGGCTTACTGGCGATTATGAACCGTGAGGAATTAGAAGGCGTCATGGCCCACGAAATGACCCACGTGCGCAACTACGACATTCGCTTACAAACGATTGCCTTAGCCCTGACGGCGGCGATCTCCTTGTTAGTTAACTTTGCCGGTAACTTTATGTGGTTTGGGGCTAGTAGCCGGCGCGATGACCGCGAGGAAGGGGCCGGTGGCGTCTTTGCCATCATCGGTTCAATCCTCTTGATCATCTTGGCGCCCCTAGCAGCTACAATGGTCCAGATGGCCCTGTCGCGGCAGCGGGAATACCAGGCCGATGCCGGGGCAGTGGAGTTAACCCGGAACCCCCAGGGGATGATTAGTGCCCTGCGGCAATTACAACACGCCGAGCCGATGCAAAACGTCGACCCGGCCAGTGCCGCGTTGTACATCAGTGATCCCCAGGAAAACGCCCGTCACAAGAGTCTTTCAGGCTTGTTTGATACTCACCCGCCACTGGAGGCACGGATCGAACGCTTGGAAAAAATGTAA
- a CDS encoding UDP-N-acetylmuramoyl-tripeptide--D-alanyl-D-alanine ligase: protein MKMSLAEIAQAIQAHNQVDQWGDIEVRSVAFDSRNLEAGGLFVPLKGEQDGHQYVAKAFENGAKATLWAKDHPYDPADGYPRLVVDDPLEALQQLGKYYLNKINPVVVAVTGSNGKTTTKDMVASILATQMNVIKTYANFNNEIGVPVTLLNMEANTEAVVVEMGMDRFGQLDLLSRLTTPDIAVVTMIGEAHIEFFGSRDKIADAKMEITHGLAEDGTFVYDGDEPLLRERAAKLSQQTKTFGRQLDDDLYATSVNPDVDHVSFTVNQWPDEVFTIPLVGEYNVNNALAAMTVGKLMHVTPANMKQALQNVELTENRSEWVAGANGERILSDVYNSNPTAVKEVLATLATIPVAGKRVAVLGDMLELGEASARLHAGLCDAIMNGHLDEVYLIGGEMGALKDALLKAGYPAGQLHYYQAAQRKALTDALQASLTTGDVVLLKASHGLHLEKVLAQLEK from the coding sequence ATGAAAATGAGCTTAGCTGAAATTGCCCAGGCAATTCAGGCCCACAATCAGGTTGATCAGTGGGGAGACATTGAGGTGAGAAGTGTCGCTTTCGATTCGCGGAATTTGGAAGCGGGGGGCTTGTTTGTGCCCTTAAAGGGGGAACAAGATGGTCACCAATACGTGGCCAAGGCTTTTGAAAACGGGGCGAAAGCGACCCTGTGGGCTAAAGATCACCCTTATGATCCCGCTGATGGGTACCCACGGCTCGTGGTTGATGACCCCCTTGAAGCTTTGCAACAACTGGGGAAGTACTACCTAAACAAGATTAACCCCGTTGTCGTGGCGGTGACGGGAAGTAACGGGAAGACGACCACCAAGGACATGGTGGCGTCAATCCTGGCGACCCAAATGAACGTCATTAAGACCTACGCCAACTTCAACAACGAAATTGGCGTTCCGGTCACCCTCTTGAACATGGAAGCCAATACCGAAGCGGTGGTGGTTGAAATGGGGATGGACCGCTTTGGTCAATTAGACCTGTTAAGCCGGTTGACGACGCCGGATATTGCGGTGGTGACGATGATTGGGGAAGCCCACATCGAATTCTTTGGTAGCCGCGATAAGATCGCCGACGCCAAGATGGAGATCACCCACGGTTTGGCCGAAGACGGGACCTTTGTTTATGACGGTGACGAACCGCTATTGCGGGAACGGGCCGCGAAGTTGAGCCAACAGACTAAGACCTTTGGCCGCCAGCTTGATGACGACCTCTACGCCACTAGCGTTAACCCGGACGTTGACCACGTCAGCTTCACGGTTAACCAATGGCCGGATGAAGTCTTCACCATTCCGCTGGTCGGGGAGTACAACGTCAACAACGCCCTGGCCGCAATGACGGTCGGCAAGCTGATGCACGTCACCCCCGCTAACATGAAGCAAGCCCTGCAAAACGTTGAGCTAACCGAAAACCGCTCCGAATGGGTGGCCGGGGCTAACGGTGAACGGATCTTGAGTGATGTTTATAACTCCAACCCCACCGCCGTTAAAGAGGTTTTAGCCACCCTAGCCACGATTCCGGTCGCTGGTAAGCGGGTGGCCGTCTTAGGGGACATGCTAGAACTCGGGGAGGCTTCCGCACGCTTGCACGCCGGTCTTTGTGACGCCATCATGAATGGGCACTTAGATGAAGTCTACTTAATTGGTGGCGAGATGGGCGCATTAAAAGACGCCCTCTTAAAGGCGGGCTACCCAGCGGGGCAACTGCACTACTACCAAGCGGCGCAACGCAAGGCCCTGACCGACGCTTTGCAAGCTAGTTTAACGACCGGGGACGTGGTCTTATTAAAGGCTAGCCACGGTCTACATTTAGAAAAGGTGTTGGCCCAACTCGAAAAGTAG